TGATAATAAACTTTACTGGGATCTTCGTCAGTATCATATAACGTATCTCTGAGCCTTTCTAATGCCTGTAAACCGCACATTTCTTCAGAGTAAAGAGGAACTTCTTTCACAGGTAAAGGATGGAAGTTATCATAAATTTCTTTTTTGTAGATGTTTTGATTCGCCTTCCATTTTTGGAAAAAAGGATCTTCAACTTCTTCGGGAATAATACGATTAGCAATAACTAAATCCGTAGAAACATTATATAAACTCAAGTAAGCGTGAGCTCTTAACGACTCTTTAATTACCATCTTTTCAGGATTTGTGACCAATCGAACCGAAGTTTGCGCATTGTCCGTTAAAACCTTCTCCAAAGCCTCAATCTGTTGATAAAATTCATAGGGTGCATCCATTACTTCATTGCTAGGTAAAGAAAATCCAGCAATAGGCTTAAAAATAGGCTCAAAAAGAGGGCGTAAAGCCGCCGACATACTTTGAAAAGGTTTGTAAAATCTTCTCATGTACCAACCACTAACTTCAGGAAGACTGAGTAGCCTTAAAGCAGTACCTGTAGGAGCAGAATCGATGATTAAAACATCAAAATCTCCCTCATCATAGTGTCTTTTCATACGCACCAAGCCAAAAATCTCATCCATACCCGGAAGAATAGCTAATTCCTCAGCTTGGACACCATCTAAACCTCTAGCCTGTAAAACTTCTGTTATATAACGTTTAACTGCTCCCCAGTTGCCTTCTAATTCCATTAGTGCATCTAGTTCAGCACCCCAGAGATTTTCTCTAATTGCTTTAGGTTCATGTCCCAATTCCATATCAAAGCTATCTGCTAGAGAATGGGCGGGATCTGTACTTAACACTAGGGTTTTATGACCCATTTGCGCACATTTTAAACCTGTGGCCGCCGCAACGGATGTTTTACCAACTCCGCCCTTCCCCGTCATTAAGATTACACGCATGATTTTTTTGATTATTGTTATTATTAATGATTGCTAGTTTCTTAAAATATAACGTTTTGTTACTATTACTATCTCAGTCCTAGATAAAATTGTTGATTTGTGGCAGGTAGTTAACACGGAAAAAAACGTAAAAACTAGAAAAATGTGAGCAAAACTTAGTAAAATTTATTTTGAATCATTATCAATAAAATTTTTAGGTTAAGAAAGGGCAAAATTAAAGAAGCAAGGGGAAAAGGTAAAGAATTGAGAATTAAGAATTAAAAACTCCGAACTCCTATTGGGGCGAATGGCCATTTGCCCCTACTTCCCCCTCATCGCCTCATCCCCAAATATCCCAATACTCTGAAATCGTACTCCTAACACCTGCAACCTGCAACCTGACACCTTTCACTGATATTAATTTCTGTCTAACGCTCCTTTTGGATAAGCGATTCTCTGATGATTAAACTGTTGCCAAACATTTACAAATACTTCTGCAATAATTGGTAATTCCTCATATTTGATTCCACAGTCATCTAATTGATGATCGCGCCAACGGGCTTTAAAAATCTTATTAACCATTGCCATAGCTTGATCTGGAGTTGCATTTTTAAGAGAGCGCAAAGCGGCTTCACAACCATCGGCTAACATAACAATACCTGTTTCTCTTGATTGGGGAATTGGACCATCATAGCGAAAATCTGATTCGTTGATCATGATTTCAGGGTTGTTTTCTTTCTGATTCTTGGCTTGAAAATAGAAATAGGAAATAAGTAAAGTACCTTGATGTTGAGGGATAAAATCTCTAATAGCTTGGGGTAGTCCACATTTTTTTGCCATAACAATTCCCTCGCTAACGTGTTTTTTGATAATATCAGCACTTTTCCAAGGATTATTTATCATGTCGTGTTTGTTTGGACCCCCCATTTGATTTTCGATAAAACCGAGAGGATCGTGCATTTTTCCTATATCGTGATATAAAGTACCTGCTCTGACCAATTCCACATTGCAATGCAAACGACGGGCGGCGGCTTCAGCTAAACTAGCTACAAACATGGTGTGTTGAAATGTGCCGGGGGCTTCTGTTGCTAATCTTTTTAATAAGGGGCGATTGGGGTTTGATAATTCTGCTAGACGAATGGGCGTAATTAAATCAAAAAATCTTTCTAAATAGGGGGAGATTCCCAAGGCTAAAACTGTATAAGTTAGCCCTACAGTACCATGCCATAATGCACCGGGTAATAAGGCATACCATACAGTACCTGCGGCGGCACTACCCACCAAATGAACGATGAAATAAACACTACCCTGAGTTAATCCGACTCCTGCACCTAATAGGGCTAATTCTTCCCTTGAATGAAGACGACTAGCCATTACACTGGCTAAAATTCCACCAGCAAAAGAAGGAATTAGATATTGCCATCCCACTGTTTCAATTTGAAATATGGTTAAACCTGTCATCAAAGTAACATGGGTTAAGGCTAAGGTTGGTCCATAAAAAGTGCTAGTTAAAAATCCAACCGCAGGTAAGGAATTGTAGCCCACATCGACAATACTAATGGCTGGAATTGAGAGACTGAATAACCATATTAATACTTGATCTCTGCGCCTTAACTTTTTCTTAACACGATCTGCGATCGCCATAAAAGTAATTAAAGACA
This is a stretch of genomic DNA from Cyanobacterium aponinum PCC 10605. It encodes these proteins:
- a CDS encoding TRC40/GET3/ArsA family transport-energizing ATPase, whose translation is MRVILMTGKGGVGKTSVAAATGLKCAQMGHKTLVLSTDPAHSLADSFDMELGHEPKAIRENLWGAELDALMELEGNWGAVKRYITEVLQARGLDGVQAEELAILPGMDEIFGLVRMKRHYDEGDFDVLIIDSAPTGTALRLLSLPEVSGWYMRRFYKPFQSMSAALRPLFEPIFKPIAGFSLPSNEVMDAPYEFYQQIEALEKVLTDNAQTSVRLVTNPEKMVIKESLRAHAYLSLYNVSTDLVIANRIIPEEVEDPFFQKWKANQNIYKKEIYDNFHPLPVKEVPLYSEEMCGLQALERLRDTLYDTDEDPSKVYYQENTIRVVQENNNYSLELYLPGIPKQQIKLNKTGDELNVRIGNHRRNLVLPQALAALNPSGAKMEEDYLKIKFANN
- a CDS encoding HD family phosphohydrolase, which encodes MNALQLIGKTIKNWQNKSLHQSTVTSNKESSSNNVSEDSQPFLLRCICRIHSPVMIIISVTSLTGLISYRFYNQPELAVGTISPAKIVAPRDGSFVDQKTTDELRKKIRNGSLPVLQEDTNISNRLRTNLENQLREIDNLRSLKRNISLVSTGIISTPIQLYLFNLSQNEWQEIINDVNSNQPLNLENNAVRQLWNYKQQVDEVKFQNLLNQLQLYREQYQTIESQIQKISFDNLSRADKEVLFSLDRNTWQKSRQQILKTQKLILTQGISAGLPEEIKEQTVQIHLENALPPNLVNIGVKLLLPNLKPNLIIDQEKTSARAEKAAQEIEPVVVSIQKNEVIVNAGEKITQGDFILLDNFGLSRRSINWTGILGSGALVSVSLITFMAIADRVKKKLRRRDQVLIWLFSLSIPAISIVDVGYNSLPAVGFLTSTFYGPTLALTHVTLMTGLTIFQIETVGWQYLIPSFAGGILASVMASRLHSREELALLGAGVGLTQGSVYFIVHLVGSAAAGTVWYALLPGALWHGTVGLTYTVLALGISPYLERFFDLITPIRLAELSNPNRPLLKRLATEAPGTFQHTMFVASLAEAAARRLHCNVELVRAGTLYHDIGKMHDPLGFIENQMGGPNKHDMINNPWKSADIIKKHVSEGIVMAKKCGLPQAIRDFIPQHQGTLLISYFYFQAKNQKENNPEIMINESDFRYDGPIPQSRETGIVMLADGCEAALRSLKNATPDQAMAMVNKIFKARWRDHQLDDCGIKYEELPIIAEVFVNVWQQFNHQRIAYPKGALDRN